The following coding sequences are from one Triticum aestivum cultivar Chinese Spring chromosome 5A, IWGSC CS RefSeq v2.1, whole genome shotgun sequence window:
- the LOC123106610 gene encoding trimethyltridecatetraene synthase-like — translation MELTLTLPMAMALVTILIVLVLSSVFSRRRQSEALNLPPGPRGWPVLGSLGALAGALPPHRALAALAARHGPLMHLRLGSYHAVVASSADAARLVLKTHDLAFADRPCTAAGEHAAYGYLGIVHTPYGAYWRMARRLCATELFSPRRVDSYEYIRKQELRALVCGLFECRGRAVAVRQHLADATLRNVLRMSIGEKWSGCYGSPEGEEFRRTLDEAFAVTGAVSNVGEWVPWLGWLDVQGCVRRMKRLSKVYDRFLERILDEHDEERRQVAMATGTGHGESAAARDLVDVLLQLAEEEGETAGTSSTEARLTRDGVKAFVQDIIAGGTESSAVTMEWTMSELLRRPDAAAAATEELDRVVGRSRWVEESDLARLPYIDAVVKETMRLHPVGPLLVPHMAREDTLVTGYDVPAGARVLVNVWAIARDPASWPDRPDEFRPERFAGSAVDVRGQHFELLPFGAGRRICPAYGLAMKVIGAGLANLLQGFAWRLPEGVSPEDLSMEEHVGLSTRRKVPLVAVPEPRLPAHLYTAMT, via the coding sequence ATGGAGCTTACATTGACATTGCCCATGGCCATGGCCTTGGTCACCATcctcatcgtactcgtcctcagcTCCGTCTTCTCACGGCGCCGCCAGAGTGAGGCCCTGAACCTCCCGCCGGGACCGCGGGGCTGGCCAGTGCTCGGCAGCCTCGGCGCCCTCGCGGGCGCGCTCCCGCCGCACCGCGCTCTGGCTGCGCTCGCGGCGCGCCACGGCCCGCTCATGCACCTCCGTCTTGGTTCCTACCACGCCGTCGTCGCCTCCTCCGCCGATGCCGCCCGGCTCGTCCTCAAGACacacgacctcgccttcgccgaCCGTCCGTGCACCGCTGCCGGCGAGCACGCCGCGTACGGGTACCTTGGTATCGTGCACACCCCGTATGGCGCATACTGGCGTATGGCGCGCAGGCTCTGCGCCACGGAGCTCTTCTCCCCGCGCCGCGTCGACTCGTACGAGTATATTCGGAAGCAGGAGCTCCGGGCGCTCGTGTGTGGCCTGTTCGAATGCCGCGGCCGTGCCGTTGCGGTCCGGCAGCACCTGGCGGACGCCACGCTGCGGAATGTCCTGCGCATGTCGATCGGGGAGAAGTGGTCGGGCTGCTACGGCAGCCCTGAGGGTGAGGAGTTCCGGCGAACGCTTGATGAAGCGTTCGCGGTGACCGGAGCGGTGAGCAACGTCGGCGAGTGGGTGCCATGGCTCGGGTGGCTCGACGTGCAGGGCTGCGTCCGGAGGATGAAGAGGTTGAGCAAGGTGTACGATCGGTTCCTCGAGAGGATTCTCGATGAGCACGACGAGGAGCGGCGCCAGGTGGCGATGGCTACCGGAACTGGCCACGGCGAGTCCGCTGCAGCGAGGGACTTGGTGGACGTGCTGCTgcagctcgccgaggaggaaggcgagacGGCTGGGACGTCGTCAACAGAAGCAAGGCTCACGCGTGACGGCGTCAAGGCCTTTGTCCAGGACATCATCGCCGGTGGCACGGAGAGCTCTGCGGTGACCATGGAGTGGACCATGTCGGAGCTCTTGCGCCGGCCGGatgccgcagccgccgccaccgaggAGCTCGACCGCGTGGTGGGCCGCAGCCGGTGGGTCGAAGAAAGCGACCTGGCCCGCCTCCCCTACATCGACGCCGTGGTGAAGGAAACAATGCGGCTGCACCCGGTGGGCCCGCTTCTAGTCCCGCACATGGCTCGGGAGGACACACTGGTCACCGGCTACGACGTCCCCGCCGGCGCGCGCGTGCTGGTGAACGTGTGGGCCATTGCGCGAGACCCGGCGTCGTGGCCCGACCGGCCCGACGAGTTCCGGCCGGAGCGCTTCGCCGGGAGCGCCGTGGACGTTCGTGGGCAGCACTTCGAGCTGCTGCCGTTCGGTGCCGGGCGGCGGATATGCCCGGCGTACGGGCTGGCGATGAAGGTGATAGGCGCCGGCCTGGCCAACCTGCTGCAAGGATTCGCGTGGCGGCTGCCCGAGGGGGTCTCGCCGGAGGACCTGAGCATGGAGGAGCATGTCGGGCTGTCGACGCGCAGGAAGGTGCCACTCGTCGCCGTACCGGAGCCCAGGCTGCCGGCGCATCTCTACACCGCCATGACCTGA